A window of Oncorhynchus masou masou isolate Uvic2021 unplaced genomic scaffold, UVic_Omas_1.1 unplaced_scaffold_2958, whole genome shotgun sequence genomic DNA:
ATTATGAAGACCTAAATTATGAGGACCTAAATTATGAGGACTTAAATTATGAGGACCTAAATTATGAGGACCCAGTGTTACGAGGCGGTTATAAAACATACATCTGTTGGTACGAAGTATCCCCTTTAACTAATTACATACATCTGTTGGGTAATGGTATCCCCTTTAACCATTACATACATCTGTTGATACGAGTCACAGCTGAGGTTCTTGGTGCTGAGGCAGTGCAGAAACACTCCTGATGCAGACGGCAGGAACACTCTCAGACGCCCAGAGAACCACttcctgatgacatcactgtctcTCAGCTGATCCTCAGTCAGCCTGTTGACCCGGATCTCTCCAATCACATCGAGCACCTGGGATACTGCTGGACCAATCACAGGTTtggactggggaggaagagatcGGTCATTCAATAACAGAACAACAGGGCCACGTTCAGTTGCAAAACGCTCTCGAACGTTGCAGATAGAACACCATGAATAGAACCGCCGTGATTCCTACATACTCCTATGTGAACTTTCCAAAATGTTGCGTCCTGCTGAACGCGCCCCACACATTTAAGGAACGTTGATCTACTGTACATTCTCACCATATTGGAGAACATGTCCAGAGCTTGGTCTAAGACAGAGGTCAGTTTGGTGAGGAGAACCTTCCACGTCTCTTTAGAGTGAGAGAGTTGCCGGGCAGGTTACATTTCAGAAGAGACACCAGGTGTTCTGCAGTGAAGTCTTTCAGCTTCCAGAGAGAAGAACAGATGATACATGGAGTCAATGAATGTAGAGGTGTTCTCTACCTTGGTATCTCCACagtatctctttgtctctccatccACTAGAATCACGGCTATAGTGGGAAAAGTCTCACCGATGCACAGGCATACTCCTCCAGGGTAAAGTTACAGGGCACGTTCGTTGTATTTGATGTCGCCAAATAACTATGTAGCGAATCACTGTAGAAGAATCAAATAGAACAAACGGTCATATCACTGATCACCATCAATGTACAAGAATCAAATAGAACAAACGGTCATATCACTGATCACCATCACTGTAGAAGAATCAAATAGAACAAACGGTCATATCACTGATCACCATAAGAGTTTTCTAAATGGACTAAGACCAGGCAGATCTTAGATACAGGTGATACACTTGTTACCTGGCATTTCCTTCACAGACTCTGGTATCTGCAGGTGACCAGGAGAAAAAGAGACGTACATGTTTAGATTTAGACTCTCATGCGGCAATATACACGATACAGCAGGGATCACATCTGTTGTTGCTGTCGGAGAAAACACTTACTGTCACTGGTGTTATTGGACACTGAAAAAGACAGAAGATATTATATTACAAAGGTATCAATAATAATAGGCCATTTCATTACAGTAGTCAATTACAGTAGTTAATTACAGTAGTTACATTACTTTTTGACAGTGGTCAATTACAGTAATTACATTATTTTTTTACAGTAGTCATTACAGTAGTTACATTACCTCATTAGAGTAGTCAATTACATTAGTTAAATTACTTCATTACAGCAGTCAATTACAGTAGTTACATTACCTCATTACAGCAGTCAATTACAGTAGTAACATTACCTCATTACAGCAGCCAATTACAGTAGTTACATTACTTCATTACAGTAGTCAATTACAGTAGTTACATTACCTCATTGCAGTAGTCAATTACAGTAGTTACATTACTTCATTACAGAAGTCAATTACAGTAGTCAATTACAGTAGCTACATTACTCATTGCAGTAGTCAATTACAGTAGTTACATTACTTCATTACAGTTATCAATTAAAGTAGTCAATTACAGTAGTTACATTACCTCAATACAGCAGTCAATTACAGTAGTTACATTACTTCATTACAGAAGCCATTACAGTAGTTACATTACTTTCATTACAGTAGTCAATTACAGTAgttacattactacattaccaaGTCAATTACAGTAGTCAATTACAGTAGCTACATTACCTCATTACAGTAGTCAATTACAGTAGTTCCATTACTTCATTACAGAAGTCAATTACAGTAGTCAATTACAGTATTTACATTACGCCATTACAGTAGTCAATTACAGTAGTTACATTACTTCATTAGAGAAGTCAATTACAGTAGTTACATTACCTTATTACAGCAGTCAATTACAGTAGTTACATTACTTCATTGCAGTAGTCAATTACATTAGTTACATTACTTCATTACAGTAGTCAATTAAAGTAGTCAATTACAGTAGTTACATTACCTCATTACAGTAGTCAATTACAGTAGTTACATTACTTCATTACagaagtcattacagtagttACATTACTTCATTACAGTAGTCATTACAGTAGTTACATTACCTCATTACAGTAGTCAATTAAAGTAGTTACATTACTTCATTACGGTAGTCAATTACAGTAGTTACATTACCTCATTACAGTAGTCAATTACAGTAGTTACATTACTTCATTACAGTAGTCAATTACAGTAGTTACATTACTTCATTACAGCAGTCAATGAAAGATATCATAACAAAAAAGAGATACATTCTCACCTTCATATTCATCGGCAAGCAATCTGTCAACAAAAGTTAGAAAACGCATTGAAAAATAGTCAGTTGATGTATTGTTTTGAATAATCTTAGTCGTGTTAAAATAGTCAACGTGGTTAATGAAGGACGACTGACCTTCTGGAGCGGTCTGCATCAGGTTGTCTATAATGGCCTGAATAACTGGCTCCATCTCTGGAGACGGTAAGACCTGGTACAGACGCtcagagctgagacagacacagacaaacagacatgtCAAAGTGTAGTAGTGGTGCTTTGGGGTTTTACAAGGTCATTAAGATAAAAACGACCTCTTTGTCGTTAAGACTTGTGTTGAATCCACTTACATGGTCTTAAAGCTGTCACATGGTAGCATCATCTGAAAAACAACATCAATAGAACAACAAGATCAATAACATCAATATAACAACAAGAACAATAACATCAATATAACAACAAGATCAATAACATCAATAGAACAACAAGATCAATAACATCAATAGAACAACAAGATCAATAACATCAATATAACAACAAGAGCAATAACATCAATATAACAACAAGAGCAATAACATCAATATAACAACAAGAACAATAACATCAATATAACAACAAGAACAATATCATCAATATAACAACAAGAACAATAACATCAACATAACAACAAGAACAATAACATCAATATAACAACAAGAACAATAACATCAATATAACAACAAGAACAATAACATCAATAAAACAACAAGATAAAGTGTCAATATCAGTTGAGGAACAAGTTAGAACTTGTGTTTACTAAATGCACCAAGTGTTACCTCTTCAGAGAGCCTGGCGAGGTGGTACAGGAACTCAGGgagtctcctctcctttggtGACTTAGACAGGAAGTCAAACACTGTGTTGATGATGACATCTTTCCCTGGAAGACCAGGAAGAGGCAACACCACCAGCTCTGCTGTCTGCTTTGGAGAGAGAACCTCCAGGGCTGAcaactggaaggagaggagacaagaaggTTATCAATACTTGATAAGGACAAATATCTACGAATAATCATTGTGGCGTAGTTGGCAGAAAGTGAGACGTACAGGAGAGAAGTCTGTGTTGAATCCTAGCAGGTCCCTGAGGGACACAAGAACTGAGAACGGCCCCAAGTTCTTCTGCAACCAGTCCACACTGCTGTTAGAGTTGGACACACAGCCAGAGTCTGGAGGGAGAAGACCAATTGGTTAAGGTCAAATATGAAATGAAGTTGAGGGACACTTTTCTGCTTTTACTCTAGTTGCTATCTTCCATACCTGAGGAGTTTTTGGTCAGGAAGGGCTGGATGAAGTATTTGACCACCAGCTCTTGTCTC
This region includes:
- the LOC135534060 gene encoding uncharacterized protein LOC135534060; the protein is MFSNMSKPVIGPAVSQALDVIGEIRVNRLTEDQLRDSDVIRKWFSGRLRVFLPSASGVFLHCLSTKNLSCDSYQQILREFSNQFDQMDQMRQELVVKYFIQPFLTKNSSDSGCVSNSNSSVDWLQKNLGPFSVLVSLRDLLGFNTDFSPLSALEVLSPKQTAELVVLPLPGLPGKDVIINTVFDFLSKSPKERRLPEFLYHLARLSEEMMLPCDSFKTISERLYQVLPSPEMEPVIQAIIDNLMQTAPEDCLPMNMKCPITPVTIPESVKEMPGNKCITCI